One region of Drosophila subobscura isolate 14011-0131.10 chromosome J, UCBerk_Dsub_1.0, whole genome shotgun sequence genomic DNA includes:
- the LOC117895459 gene encoding serine/arginine repetitive matrix protein 2 isoform X2, with protein MSLTTATAAAAVARGDSGAAAAAHGCLLSRELQPPSQQHHIRAIDELQDGDTSSLEPGEVVTPPHLNHDDAAVSPAPKKVPTKDAKSKTLRKLAQIDTDGGKVRALLEQRDAGSRRKEGKSSTPRALENGTARAPSEDPDDSEGLYSDTDSSGEEQRNVEDVQQARKEKQAEAAAAAMPQAAPPVGPPFLGHNPLRFHMRPPFCEFPRMGFLPRMPRGGLRMRPPFFNRPPSRMGAPNMSGAPPSGSYGPALPPSAQGASGSSTGPDKQLKSDLDWTTTEPPIQFNFNLVPDCSIAQHKACQEKAESTAKKPQHTLKSKEPASDALRNQSKGKHKEKSANEKDGERAKEKNGEATKERNRKSSKDKQRERSKEKHGDRSKEKSRDKSKEKSRDKSKEKLRDKSKEKSRDNVKEKSREVSKEGRRERSKERHKEKTKERTRERSKDKVRERSKDKLRERSKEKPRDMPKELPRELSKDRHREISNDRHREMSKDRHREMSKDRHRAKSKETKPSEMPRARSKDDKNDVRRPKESSRDEHTSHAERARDISKDNHRERESKEQRSRDGMREQSAERQREAFKDNRPRPRSREKSTAKCSKESSKDDKSRERAGEEPSGSEKEKPGGCSKEKEKPSGSSKEKEKPPRDKKHERTKTRSRSRNHSPESEDRTPPLTPPRDFLLPPAAAASDVDASDMDEKPRGLDIFAESPPRLHTATQLATVPQRSTTPPLIVAPVAASNKAAPLLKASEIHSRIGALLEDNDLHLEALLATKEQLLRRTNEHKERKEAPKMEIKAEMQQQQQAAAINSDWESADLNQVVPRRMNPFRKQESVLNERRSTSRAASSLGNGGNAWPYRSQSRERQRSDEYKEVSIKIERNISPTPLPMPMIDVSRIKLERNVTPPLDTEREVLVRNGAVAANAPPPTAAVAGEQQESPDTDDYIDNWENDDSLSSMPKTAAAANAPPSAAVRPLSSSIDEATASGDSNEDDTNDLWNAKSTPPPKAKQRQPAIPLDGGASQEHLVNIYDKFMNSINMSSEEGQTAASKNSSLSNSTAETETSSGSESESTSSSSSDDDEEESSTADDDEGEGEEEEDDAVQQEAEEAQLAAEAALLEEEPPEKEQQQQTQLQQKKNNVSKDLRKLKSLEDNLARIQMMRENYDSGDEISEELLKMESLFLMQRNAIMDKYRKQELKSQQEVQQKQEPRSPTPVNSIFDDNREAIKLTLSPLKLTRKPAIFDNDETEHPQQQQQAVKVKLEEGLRPPIGTSVRRPKEIAIVKPTIVETRNRLRIPRSATGRERTRSRSPSRNRERSFRRGSVRPNRVKDSSRSPSPRPRWRPPSPRRGIRLAKKPTIKRSHSKSVSRSRTRSRSPKRSRKRFQKVGASRRRVSVSPGPVKPLRPRSPKVHRRRSYSRERERSPLPFRPPSPPMRRSWSSSHSHSRSPTRRRSQSRTRSNSRSRSRSPFDGRREEREFADYFGEDQSLEAATYYYNMSLLHGEATGEDYETYAAYIDSAYHMEQAYAQLSEAMDMPAAVYGEYGALMETSPVLRELPKAHTPAPELLDTKPIKLEPEEIKDAAAVVPAAMSVAVRKGNVLEIVPTSNESEAEDRKPRKRVSFVDSVKPNYESDGEDRVIVSRVVERAMQQYQQRRAEAAARLQRLRDELLAAPPPPPPVTPKPPDQEKAVLVQKKSKMRYFHLDPLKREIVMSRSRVMRAPVPRFDRKHFEMLVKTGRLPPLPHGFLRHRPPLLPPNADAATKAAMLKEYFSKHPPPTPRMQLRMPMRLPMGMPLPVPMRMPMGMPMRMPLIMHEGGMPMPMHEGAMPMPMHNGVPYFLSGPPPSSPPVSMPIPVLGAHLYHTYPQPAPMMPAPSPGLLPIPVLSVPDVIASATPSPVPFFTPPPLPTFTVQPVPTIREIMPVDILQKIGPLPKTLDLDGGSTPRADEVKLEIKEEPLGEEQLLVESQ; from the exons ATGTCACTAACGacggcaactgcagcagcagcagtggcaagagGTGactcaggagcagcagcagcagcacatggaTGTCTTCTTAGCAGGGAGCTGCAGCCGCcgtcgcagcagcatcacATAAGGGCAATCGATGAATTGCAAGATGGTGACACCAGCAGCCTGGAGCCGGGCGAGGTGGTAACCCCACCCCACCTCAACCACGACGACGCTGCTGTGAGTCCCGCGCCGAAGAAAGTGCCGACCAAGGACGCGAAGAGCAAAACATTGCGCAAGCTGGCACAAATCGATACGGACGGTGGCAAGGTGCGTGCTCTACTGGAGCAGCGGGATGCTGGCAGCCGGCGCAAGGAGGGGAAGAGCAGCACGCCGCGGGCACTGGAAAATGGAACGGCTCGTGCGCCCTCCGAAGACCCAGATGACAGCGAAGGTTTGTACTCGGACACGGACTCCTCGGGCGAGGAGCAGCGCAATGTGGAGGATGTGCAGCAGGCCAGGAAGGAGAAGCAGGccgaggcagcggccgcagccaTGCCCCAGGCTGCCCCGCCTGTCGGCCCACCCTTTCTCGGCCACAATCCGTTGCGGTTTCACATGCGACCGCCGTTCTGTGAGTTTCCACGCATGGGATTCCTGCCGCGTATGCCGCGAGGCGGACTACGCATGCGTCCTCCCTTCTTCAATCGGCCACCCAGCCGCATGGGAGCGCCCAATATGAGTGGCGCACCGCCGTCAGGTTCCTACGGCCCGGCATTGCCGCCCTCTGCGCAAGGAGCCTCCGGGAGCAGCACGGGACCCGACAAGCAACTGAAGTCCGACTTGGA CTGGACGACAACGGAGCCGCCCATTCAGTTCAACTTTAATCTGGTGCCCGATTGCTCCATTGCCCAGCACAAGGCCTGCCAGGAGAAGGCTGAATCCACTGCCAAGaagccacagcacacactcaAGTCCAAAGAACCTGCCAGCGATGCGCTGAGGAATCAATCGAAGGGCAAGCACAAGGAAAAGTCAGCCAATGAGAAGGATGGGGAACGAGCCAAGGAGAAGAATGGGGAAGCGACCAAGGAGCGGAATAGGAAAAGTTCAAAGGATAAGCAAAGGGAAAGGTCCAAGGAGAAGCATGGGGATAGATCCAAGGAAAAGTCGAGAGATAAATCGAAGGAGAAGTCGAGAGATAAATCCAAGGAGAAGTTGAGAGATAAATCCAAGGAGAAGTCGAGAGATAATGTTAAGGAAAAGTCTAGAGAAGTGTCCAAGGAGGGGCGCAGAGAACGATCCAAGGAAAGGCACAAAGAGAAAACCAAGGAAAGGACCAGAGAAAGATCCAAGGATAAGGTCAGAGAAAGATCCAAGGATAAGCTCAGAGAAAGATCGAAGGAAAAGCCCAGAGATATGCCCAAGGAGCTGCCCAGAGAATTGTCCAAGGACAGGCATCGAGAAATATCCAACGACAGGCATCGAGAGATGTCCAAGGACAG GCATCGAGAGATGTCCAAGGACAGGCATCGAGCAAAATCGAAGGAGACAAAACCGAGCGAAATGCCACGGGCAAGATCAAAAGATGACAAGAATGATGTGAGGCGACCGAAAGAGAGCTCCAGAGATGAGCACACAAGTCatgcagagagagcgagagatatcTCGAAGGACAAtcatagagaaagagaatcCAAAGAGCAACGCTCAAGGGATGGCATGCGCGAACAATCAGCTGAAAGGCAACGAGAAGCATTCAAGGACAACAGGCCAAGGCCACGTTCAAGGGAAAAATCCACTGCAAAGTGTTCCAAAGAGAGCTCAAAGGATGACAAGTCCAGGGAGCGTGCGGGGGAGGAGCCAAGCGGATCCGAAAAGGAGAAGCCAGGCGGTTGCtcaaaggagaaggagaagccaaGTGGATCCtcaaaggagaaggag AAGCCTCCCAGGGACAAGAAGCATGAACGCACGAAAacgcgcagccgcagcagaaatCATTCGCCTGAGAGTGAGGATAGGACGCCACCGTTGACGCCGCCACGAGATTTCCTgctgcctccagctgctgctgccagtgacGTGGATGCCAGTGACATGGATGAGAAGCCAAGAGGCTTGGATATATTCGCTGAATCCCCGCCAAGACtgcacactgccacacagcttGCAACCGTTCCACAGCGAAGCACGACCCCGCCTTTGATTGTAGcgccagtggcagccagcaacaaggCAGCTCCGCTGCTGAAGGCCAGCGAGATACACAGTCGCATTGGGGCGCTGCTCGAGGATAATGATCTGCACTTGGAggcgctgctggccaccaaggagcagctgctgcgccgcACCAACGAGCACAAGGAGCGGAAAGAGGCGCCCAAAATGGAGATTAAAGcagagatgcagcagcagcagcaggcggctgCGATCAACAGCGACTGGGAGTCCGCAGATCTTAATCAGGTGGTGCCGCGTCGCATGAATCCCTTCCGGAAGCAGGAATCAGTATTAAATGAGCGAAGATCAACGTCTCGAGCGGCCAGTTCTCTCGGGAATGGAGGCAACGCCTGGCCGTACCGCAGTCAGTCGCGGGAAAGGCAGCGCAGCGACGAGTACAAAGAAGTGAGCATAAAGATTGAGAGAAACATCTCCCCCACACCGCTGCCAATGCCCATGATTGATGTGAGTCGCATCAAGCTGGAGCGTAATGTGACGCCGCCTCTGGACACGGAGCGGGAGGTGCTGGTGCGTAATGGTGCTGTAGCAGCCAATGCACCGCCACCGACGGCAGCAGTCGcaggggagcagcaggagagtcCCGACACGGACGATTACATCGACAACTGGGAGAACGATGACTCCTTGAGCAGCATGCCCaaaacggcagcagctgccaatgCGCCGCCATCGGCTGCTGTGCGCCCGCTGTCCTCCTCCATCGATGAGGCAACAGCCAGCGGCGATTCGAATGAGGATGACACGAATGATCTGTGGAATGCCAAGAGCACGCCGCCGCCAAAGGCCAAgcagaggcagccagccatTCCATTGGACGGTGGCGCCAGTCAGGAGCATCTGGTTAACATTTATGACAAGTTTATGAATAGTATTAATATGTCCAGCGAGGAGGGGCAGACGGCAGCCTCCAAAAACAGTTCCTTAAGCAATTCCACTGCCGAGACTGAGACATCCTCTGGGTCCGAATCCGAgtcgaccagcagcagcagctccgacgacgacgaagaagAGTCGAGTACAGCGGATGACGATGAAGGAGAAGGGGAGGAGGAAGAAGATGATGCTGtgcagcaggaggcggaggaaGCACAACTTGCCGCAGAGGCAGCGCTTCTCGAGGAGGAGCCACCcgaaaaggagcagcagcagcagacacaacTGCAGCAAAAGAAGAACAACGTCAGCAAAGATCTGCGCAAACTCAAGAGCCTCGAGGACAATCTGGCGCGGATCCAAATGATGCGCGAGAACTACGATTCGGGTGATGAGATCTccgaggagctgctcaagATGGAGTCGCTGTTCCTCATGCAGCGGAATGCCATCATGGACAAGTATCGCAAGCAGGAACTGAAATCCCAGCAGGAggtgcagcagaagcaggagccgCGTTCACCCACGCCCGTGAACAGCATCTTCGATGACAATCGGGAGGCCATCAAGCTGACACTCTCGCCCCTGAAGCTCACCCGCAAGCCGGCAATCTTTGACAACGATGAGACGgagcatccgcagcagcagcagcaggcagtcaaAGTGAAACTGGAGGAGGGACTGCGCCCACCAATCGGCACAAGTGTGCGGCGACCCAAGGAGATTGCCATTGTCAAGCCCACCATTGTGGAGACGCGCAACAGGCTGAGGATTCCACGCAGCGCGACGGGCAGAGAGCGAACTCGCTCGAGATCGCCGTCCAGAAACCGAGAGCGTTCCTTTCGGCGCGGCAGTGTGCGACCCAACAGAGTGAAGGACTCCTCCCGTTCGCCCAGTCCACGTCCACGCTGGCGTCCCCCATCGCCACGACGCGGCATTCGCTTGGCGAAAAAGCCGACCATCAAACGGAGTCACAGCAAGAGCGTGAGTCGCAGTCGAACGCGCAGCAGGAGCCCGAAGCGCAGCAGAAAGCGCTTCCAGAAGGTGGGTGCCAGCCGACGACGTGTCTCCGTGTCGCCGGGTCCCGTGAAGCCGCTCAGACCCCGCTCACCGAAAGTGCATCGGCGGCGCTCGTACAGCCGCGAGCGGGAGCGTTCGCCGCTGCCGTTTAGGCCACCATCGCCGCCCATGCGACGCAGTTGGTCCTCCTCCCATTCGCATTCCCGCTCACCCACCAGGCGAAGATCGCAGTCCAGGACGCGTTCCAACAGCAGATCACGCTCCCGCTCGCCCTTCGACGGACGGCGGGAGGAGCGCGAGTTTGCGGACTACTTTGGGGAGGATCAGAGCCTGGAGGCGGCCACGTACTACTACAACATGTCGCTGCTGCATGGCGAGGCAACGGGCGAGGACTATGAGACGTATGCGGCCTACATAGACTCCGCGTATCACATGGAGCAGGCGTACGCGCAGCTCAGCGAAGCCATGGACATGCCCGCAGCTGTCTATGGGGAATATGGTGCTCTCATGGAGACATCGCCGGTGCTGCGTGAACTGCCCAAAGCGCATACACCGGCTCCTGAGCTGCTGGACACGAAGCCGATCAAGCTGGAGCCTGAGGAAATCAAagatgcagctgctgttgtgcctGCGGCgatgtctgtggctgtgcgtaAGGGAAACGTGCTGGAAATTGTGCCCACAAGCAACGAAAGCGAGGCAGAGGACAG GAAACCCAGGAAGCGCGTCAGCTTTGTGGACAGCGTCAAGCCGAATTATGAGAGCGATGGCGAGGATCGTGTGATTGTCAGCCGCGTCGTGGAGCGTGCCATGCAGCAGTATCAGCAGCGACGCGCTGAGGCAGCCGCCAGGCTGCAGCGTCTGCGGGATGAGCTGCTCGccgcaccaccgccaccgccgcccgtGACGCCAAAGCCGCCGGACCAGGAGAAGGCGGTGCTCGTGCAAAAGAAGTCCAAGATGCGCTACTTCCACCTGGATCCGCTCAAGCGTGAGATTGTGATGTCCCGCTCACGCGTGATGCGTGCGCCCGTGCCGCGCTTCGATCGCAAGCACTTTGAGATGCTCGTGAAGACGGGCCGcctgccgccactgccgcatGGATTCCTGCGCCATCGccctccgctgctgccaccgaaTGCAGATGCTGCCACCAAGGCGGCCATGCTTAAGGAGTACTTCAGCAAACACCCGCCGCCAACACCACGAATGCAGCTGCGTATGCCCATGCGTCTGCCCATGGGCATGCCCCTGCCTGTGCCCATGCGAATGCCCATGGGAATGCCGATGCGCATGCCGCTGATCATGCACGAGGGcggcatgcccatgcccatgcacGAGGgcgccatgcccatgcccatgcacAATGGAGTGCCCTACTTCCTGAGTGGACCGCCGCCATCCTCCCCGCCCGTGTCCATGCCCATACCCGTGCTGGGTGCGCATCTCTACCACACTTACCCACAGCCTGCGCCGATGATGCCAGCGCCAAGTCCCGGCCTGCTGCCCATTCCTGTGCTGTCAGTGCCTGATGTcattgcctctgccacaccgTCGCCTGTGCCGTTCTTtacgccaccgccactgcccaCGTTTACGGTGCAGCCGGTGCCCACCATACGGGAGATTATGCCAGTGGACATACTGCAAAAGATAGGACCGCTGCCCAAGACACTCGATCTGGATGGTGGCTCCACGCCGCGAGCGGACGAGGTGAAGCTCGAGATCAAGGAGGAGCCACtgggggaggagcagctgctggtggagagTCAATAG